Genomic segment of Coffea arabica cultivar ET-39 chromosome 1e, Coffea Arabica ET-39 HiFi, whole genome shotgun sequence:
GTAAGTATGTCTTTGCCCCCttcggaaaagaaaaaagaaagtattATGTCTTTGCAcgaattggggaaaaaaaaaagaggaaaaaaaaaatggtcgaGACACCAGCCAGCCAGCAGGAGGGAATTAGGCAATTGAGGGGAGGCAGGGAAGGAGGGAGGCAGGCCGCTTCTTCTTCTCGAGTTCTACTTACCGACCTCGTACAGTACAGATAGATAGATAGCTGTGTATAGTATAATTTCATGATCTAATAGGGGAATACggagaaaccctaaaagtcaatcttctttctttgttccaGAATAATACTACTAGTGGTCTTTAGGACAATCCTCGTGATCGGTGTGAGATTCCAGACCCCAAATCCACGGTCTCCCCCTCGCTTTCCTTCCCTCTCCGCTTTCGCTTCCCTTCCCGCAtagagaagaagaggaagagcgCAAAAGAGAagggaagagaagagaagaagagagagaggaTTAAGAGCAACAAATAGTAGTGTATTATTGAGATATAAGAAGGATGGACGACAGCTGTGCAGTGTGCGCCGAGAGCCTGGAATGGGTGGCCTACGGAGCATGCGGACACAAGGATGTGTGCTCGACCTGCGTTGTTCGCCTGCGCTTCATCTGCCACGATCGCCGCTGCTGTATTTGCAAGACCACCTCCGATTTCATCTTCGTCACCAAGGTCAGCCTTCTTCTTTCAGTTTACACTGGGAAAGTTCAAATAGATACTAAGCTGCATCATTTTTGGCCTGCCGTCTACTTTATTCTCATCCCTAATTACATTTTAGATTTATACTCACAGTTTTCTTCGGGGCTTCTGGAGCCTCCCCATTTTTGTTGCTTATTTCTTgaattaatataaataaaagaaaattgaacCGGTCATTTAATCAGTAATGTTTCTCCTTCTTTTCTGTAACTACTAATTGCCAGCAATCTCAGAATACATACTGGTAGGTTCCTAAACTATACCCTCACTCCTTTCCCTTCCCTTACCAACCCACACCTCCCTCATTCTCGCTTACAACCTTCTCCTCCCCATCTTCCCCCCTTCCCAGGCTTTGGGAGATTATACTCGGATGATCAACGACTTTTCAGCCTTTCCTTCTGAGCCGAAGGAGGGTCGACTTGGCTCCTTTTGGTACCACGAGGACACCCAGGCTTTCTTCGATGATGTGGACCACTATAAGATGATCAAGGCCATGTGCAGGCTTTCTTGCAGCGTCTGTGATGCCAAAATGTTGGACGAGCTGCCCAACAATGACGCATCCAGGAGAAGGCCTAGATTTCGGAGTATTGAACAGCTTAAGGGCCATCTGTTTCACCAGCATAGGTTGGTTATGTGCAGCTTGTGTTTAGAAGGAAGGAAGGTAGGTCCATCACTCCTTTTTTTGTCTAATTTATTTTATGTTCCCTGTTGCATACTTCCCGCTTGAATTACCTGTGTAATGGGACATTTAGGTCTAGATTTTGCAACAATAGTCAGCCGATTTAGAGTTGAATATTGGACCTTCCTCTGAAATGCTGGACACTTTCATCTAGCTTGATGTTAAGTTAATGTTCTGCCTCATCTTAGCTAACTGATTTAACTGCTTCAGTTATCCTAATTCTGTGATTGCATTTTGCCACTACTTGTCTGATTGTGGATGCAGTTGTATAGTATATTATAAGTAAACCACGGATCTGGTATGTGGAATCTAATACATAATCTCATTTACCTCTCCACAGATTGATCTCCTTGGTATGTATGTAGATGCATATACCACTCATGGAAgccttaattcttttttttttttttttttttacatgtgAGTCAATCAATTGCTGTTAGTAGTTAATGCACAAACATAACAGATGAAAAACTATGATTGCAACTTTCCAAGTCAAAAAATGCCAATAACTTGAGCTTTTCTGGTTTTGGTTGCTTCCTGATAAAAATTCAAGAGCTAGGACAGTGATCGGATGGATGTGCACCTAAGTTTGATCTTCGGTCTATGGAAGGGTTGCCCTTCTGTCTGTTCATTTATCAGTACCCAAAAATTTGCTTCCTTGTCTATACAAGAAGGTTCCTAATGAAAGTCTAGGATGATTCTTCTTTTGTAATACGTGTGGATCTATATCAGGTGGATTGCATTAATGTTAGAATCATTTGCATAAAACCTGTTGAAACATTTTTTTAAGTAGTTGGGACCCACATTGCTCCAAAATATCTGTTAATAACATGATGATACTTATATTAGCTTCTTTGTTATTATGGCAGGTGTTTATTTGTGAGCAAAAACTATATACTAGAGCACAACTGGATCAGCATATAAGCACTGGTGATTCTGAGGTGGATGGAAGTGAAAGTGAAAGAGGTGGATTCATGGGGCATCCAATGTGTGAATTCTGTCGAACTCCGTTCTATGGAGATAATGAGTTGTATTCACACATGTCTACTGAACACTATACCTGTCATATTTGTCAAAGGTAATCATTAccttctccctctctctccctctctccctctccctttccCTCTCCCTCCTCCCTTGCCCCCTTCCCCTCACAAGGAGAATCACAATCACATGATTAGTTGGGTAATAATTGCCCTGATCTACACAGGCAGCATCCTGGACAATATGAATACTACAAGAATTACGATGATTTGGAGGTTAGAGAATTTGTATTTGCTCATGGAGTCTTTGGTATGTCCAGATTTTTTTTGAGTCTAGATTGTAAATtaaagtttctttcttttctttgacaGATCCATTTCCGTCGGGATCATTTCTTGTGTGAGGATGAAGCCTGCCTTGCTAAAAAATTTATTGTCTTTCAATCTGAAGCTGAACTGAAGGTCAGATTTTTAAGCACAGACAAGAATGTGAAGTGTACTTGTTTGTAAATACACTAGCACAAATACACATGAGCACTCAGCTGTCTCACATGCTTTTCAAGTAGTGCGAGGTTGCTAAGAGTTTTGCATTTGGTCCTCAATCTTTATCTCTATCTTGTTCCAACTCCAGAGGCACAACACATTAGAGCATGGAGGACGTATGTCTCGTTCCAAGCGTAATGCTGCACTTCAGGTATATTTCTGTATTCATGACTTTTTAGTAACATGTTTTGTTCACAGCACTGGAGGTTCGGGTAGGAAGAAAAATGGACATAGAGAATGAAAAAGAGGTGTGAGACATGTAGAATAAAGCacttatttcttcttgtttgttTGATGGTGTTTGGCAATCAGCATATACTGTTACCACATTGATGTTTTTACAGCTATTCTGTTATAAATTCAGTCATTTGCATCTTTATTTATTACTTTGTCTTTTGACTGTGCAATACTGATTTGTCATGCAGTTGCCAACTAGTTTTCGATATCGACGGAGTAATGAACAGGAGAATCGTCGTGGAAGGGGGCGTACATTTCGGCGTGATACTTCTGAAACTGACCTCTCTTTGGCCATCCAAGCCAGTCTCGAGGCATCTAATTTGGATGGCAGAATTCCAAATGCTACATCGTCCAGCGGGAGGGCATCTGCTTCAGGAGAAATAAGTGATGTTGATCCACTTATTTCAcctctagaatcattagctacgaCAGATTCTGAGCAATCTTCACGATATCGTGAGGCCTTGTCGCAGAACTCTGGGAATGCACCACTTGAAGTGTCTTCATTTCCTCCCCTTCCCATGGCTCCTGGTAGCAGTCAGCTGAAGTCGCAACAAGATGCTTCAATGAAGAAAAGTATGGCAGCCCATCTACGGGTTAAGAACTTAACAAAACCAAGCTTTCCAAGGTCATCACCAGCTTGGCCAATGGCACGGAGTAAACCTGTATCAGCAGCAGTTTCTCCACAGCTTACTCCAAATACTGCACCTGGGTTAGCCTCTAGTTCTGGCCTTAATAAGCTGGCTGCAGATGATGGTCGTGCATTGTCCACCTCTTCTAATCCTGTTCAGGCACGACCTGCATCCAGTCATGATTCATCATATTCTCATTCTTATTCGCAATCACCAGCTCAGCAAGTTTGGCCTACATTAAATAATTCCTCTGGATCATCATCTTCCATAGGCCAAAGTAAGCCAGCCACAGAAAATGGACCTTCATTATCTACCTATTCAAGCTCTCTTATGGCTCGACCTCCAATGGCTAGTGACACATATTCATCAAAGAACAGGGGCAGCTCCGGTAAAATTAGTTATTCAGCGTCAGCACCAAACCTTGTTCATAGTGGAGCTTTTGACTCTCTAGCTACTGATTTTCCTCCAGTTT
This window contains:
- the LOC113743735 gene encoding uncharacterized protein, which translates into the protein MDDSCAVCAESLEWVAYGACGHKDVCSTCVVRLRFICHDRRCCICKTTSDFIFVTKALGDYTRMINDFSAFPSEPKEGRLGSFWYHEDTQAFFDDVDHYKMIKAMCRLSCSVCDAKMLDELPNNDASRRRPRFRSIEQLKGHLFHQHRLVMCSLCLEGRKVFICEQKLYTRAQLDQHISTGDSEVDGSESERGGFMGHPMCEFCRTPFYGDNELYSHMSTEHYTCHICQRQHPGQYEYYKNYDDLEIHFRRDHFLCEDEACLAKKFIVFQSEAELKRHNTLEHGGRMSRSKRNAALQLPTSFRYRRSNEQENRRGRGRTFRRDTSETDLSLAIQASLEASNLDGRIPNATSSSGRASASGEISDVDPLISPLESLATTDSEQSSRYREALSQNSGNAPLEVSSFPPLPMAPGSSQLKSQQDASMKKSMAAHLRVKNLTKPSFPRSSPAWPMARSKPVSAAVSPQLTPNTAPGLASSSGLNKLAADDGRALSTSSNPVQARPASSHDSSYSHSYSQSPAQQVWPTLNNSSGSSSSIGQSKPATENGPSLSTYSSSLMARPPMASDTYSSKNRGSSGKISYSASAPNLVHSGAFDSLATDFPPVSATQVGKLPTGSQVITNVEDVHSANKSLVERIRVALDLNQDKFSAFKDISAEYRQGLIDAETYLVYVEQFGLTHLLVELAQLCPDARKQKELIETYNTNMVSDSTKENRRSAFHPKDVNRSKKGKDKAVDAGNNTAKDNLADSIISTVRELQSSYKPSEEVEVLSKDGYRAAKGKSKIAVDESQGQLSSTGESAIPKGQTDLPGSIKKKVEKDGRSKQRKKTSKFHRIRLGDGSAAAILDLKNPNSDQDPDPDLSEAASGGQNHFTEGVPGRGVWRDGGGQKLFAMTSRQPKK